In Desertifilum tharense IPPAS B-1220, a single window of DNA contains:
- a CDS encoding DUF6464 family protein, with protein sequence MLEVLVVFVVGLLPPLISLWMMHKAEGQGRERLANALEIAAYRRRYAQETRFYALPPECESIEGVGIIIGDLSCRFNARSAYLRCAVNPSGPCQGCPYYQGKDEEGCG encoded by the coding sequence GTGCTAGAAGTCCTTGTCGTATTTGTCGTTGGTTTACTCCCCCCCTTGATTTCTCTGTGGATGATGCACAAAGCAGAGGGACAGGGACGAGAACGCCTTGCAAATGCCTTAGAAATTGCCGCCTACCGGAGGCGCTATGCTCAAGAAACGCGGTTTTATGCGTTACCGCCGGAGTGCGAATCCATTGAAGGCGTTGGTATTATTATCGGCGATCTCAGTTGTCGCTTTAATGCCCGTTCTGCCTATCTTCGCTGCGCGGTGAACCCTAGCGGACCTTGTCAGGGGTGTCCCTACTACCAGGGGAAGGATGAGGAGGGATGCGGCTAA
- a CDS encoding NUDIX hydrolase — protein MSKLQKWKTLTSQLVLNDRWCRVRRDEVELPNGCIVDDYFVNLRPDIALIVPITPDRELVLVRQYRHGVGEILVEFPAGAFDSHQEDSQQAAMRELQEETGYTASSWVKLGTLYDNPVKDTNKIHIFLAQSAIQTTQQVLDLTEDIELLRVPLADALHWMLQGQICVSGSIAALTLAFNYLNSQNV, from the coding sequence ATGAGCAAACTCCAAAAGTGGAAAACCTTAACATCTCAACTGGTTTTAAACGATCGCTGGTGTCGGGTACGCCGCGATGAGGTTGAGTTACCCAATGGTTGCATTGTGGATGATTATTTTGTTAATCTCAGACCCGATATTGCCCTAATCGTCCCGATTACGCCCGATCGAGAGTTGGTATTGGTGCGCCAATATCGTCATGGGGTGGGTGAAATTTTAGTAGAGTTTCCCGCCGGTGCGTTCGATAGCCACCAAGAAGATAGCCAGCAAGCCGCCATGCGAGAATTGCAGGAAGAAACAGGTTACACGGCGTCCAGTTGGGTGAAACTGGGGACGCTGTACGATAACCCGGTGAAAGATACCAACAAAATTCATATTTTTTTAGCCCAATCTGCGATCCAGACCACTCAGCAGGTTTTAGACTTAACCGAAGACATTGAGTTACTGCGAGTCCCCCTTGCAGATGCCCTCCATTGGATGTTGCAAGGACAAATTTGCGTTTCAGGCAGTATTGCAGCTTTAACTTTAGCGTTCAATTACTTAAATTCTCAAAATGTCTGA
- a CDS encoding class I SAM-dependent methyltransferase, producing the protein MLLRPDQRTKLDPTDDTDFYAFPRLVTHVDDNFIAQLTTLYRDRLKPNTRILDLMSSWVSHLPEEIEFAHVEGHGLNVEELAKNPRLDHYFVQDLNKDPKIPLADNEFDAVLNCVSVQYLQYPDAIFTEIHRILKPGGIAIISFSNRMFYQKAIQAWREGTEESRVELVKSYIQSVPGFSPPETIKRLSNTPGFMQMLGIGGNDPFYAVVAQKQA; encoded by the coding sequence ATGTTACTGCGACCCGATCAAAGAACGAAGCTCGATCCCACAGACGATACAGATTTCTACGCCTTTCCCCGCCTCGTCACCCACGTAGACGATAACTTTATTGCCCAATTAACCACTCTCTATCGCGATCGCCTCAAGCCCAATACGCGGATTTTAGATTTAATGAGTAGTTGGGTTTCCCATCTACCAGAAGAAATCGAATTTGCTCATGTGGAAGGACATGGACTGAACGTCGAAGAACTCGCCAAAAATCCCCGCTTAGACCATTACTTCGTCCAAGATCTCAATAAAGATCCGAAAATTCCCCTAGCCGATAACGAATTTGATGCCGTTCTCAATTGCGTTTCGGTGCAGTATCTCCAATACCCCGATGCCATCTTCACCGAAATTCACCGCATTCTCAAACCCGGTGGAATTGCCATTATTAGCTTTTCTAACCGGATGTTCTATCAAAAGGCCATTCAAGCTTGGCGAGAAGGAACTGAAGAAAGCCGAGTGGAACTGGTCAAAAGCTATATTCAATCAGTTCCCGGTTTTAGCCCCCCGGAAACGATTAAACGTCTTTCTAATACGCCGGGTTTTATGCAAATGTTAGGGATTGGTGGAAACGATCCGTTCTATGCGGTTGTTGCCCAAAAACAGGCTTAA
- the ribD gene encoding bifunctional diaminohydroxyphosphoribosylaminopyrimidine deaminase/5-amino-6-(5-phosphoribosylamino)uracil reductase RibD, which translates to MTPLNFDAQMMSRCLELAQRALGQTAPNPLVGCVIVQGEEIVGEGFHPKAGEPHAEVFALRAAQARSRGATVYVNLEPCNHYGRTPPCTEALIAAGVRRVVVGMVDPDPRVSGQGIERLRAAGIEVQVGVETEACQQLNEAFVYRVRHHRPFGILKYAMTLDGKIAASTGHSAWVTGTEARHCVHQLRAGCDAIIIGGNTVRRDNPLLTTHGASDRNPLRVVMSRSLDLPAIAQLWEVQIAPTLVLTETGANPEMQQLLREKGVEVVELSSLTPKEAIAHLAERQFLSVLWECGGTLAASAIADGAVQKVLAFIAPKIIGGEMAPSPVGELGLTAMTQALPLLRWRYQMIGNDLLVEGYLQP; encoded by the coding sequence ATGACTCCTTTAAATTTTGACGCTCAAATGATGTCTCGGTGTTTGGAACTTGCCCAACGCGCCCTCGGTCAAACTGCTCCAAATCCGCTAGTTGGCTGCGTTATTGTTCAAGGTGAGGAAATTGTGGGGGAAGGTTTCCACCCCAAAGCGGGAGAACCCCATGCTGAAGTCTTTGCCCTCCGCGCCGCCCAAGCGCGATCGCGCGGAGCCACCGTATACGTCAATTTAGAACCCTGCAACCATTACGGCCGCACGCCCCCCTGTACAGAGGCACTGATTGCAGCCGGGGTTAGGCGGGTGGTGGTGGGCATGGTAGACCCCGATCCGCGCGTTTCCGGTCAGGGGATCGAACGCTTGCGAGCGGCGGGAATTGAGGTGCAGGTGGGGGTAGAAACGGAGGCTTGTCAGCAACTTAATGAGGCGTTTGTGTATCGAGTGCGCCACCACCGACCGTTCGGCATCTTAAAATATGCGATGACCCTGGATGGTAAGATTGCCGCCAGTACGGGTCATAGCGCTTGGGTGACGGGTACAGAGGCTCGCCACTGCGTCCATCAACTGCGGGCGGGGTGCGATGCCATTATTATTGGAGGCAATACAGTAAGGCGGGACAATCCGCTGCTGACGACGCATGGCGCAAGCGATCGCAATCCGTTGCGGGTGGTGATGAGCCGGAGTTTAGACTTACCCGCGATCGCTCAATTATGGGAAGTCCAAATTGCCCCCACTCTGGTTTTAACCGAGACGGGAGCCAATCCGGAAATGCAACAACTGCTGCGGGAGAAAGGGGTTGAGGTGGTGGAATTGTCGTCCTTGACGCCGAAGGAGGCGATCGCGCATTTAGCCGAACGCCAGTTTCTCTCGGTTTTGTGGGAATGCGGGGGGACGTTAGCCGCCAGCGCGATCGCTGATGGTGCGGTGCAGAAAGTTCTCGCCTTCATTGCTCCGAAAATCATTGGGGGCGAGATGGCTCCATCGCCCGTTGGTGAATTAGGATTAACAGCAATGACGCAAGCTTTACCGCTCTTAAGATGGCGTTATCAGATGATAGGTAACGATTTGCTAGTCGAAGGGTATTTACAGCCTTGA
- a CDS encoding mechanosensitive ion channel family protein, with protein MKTPKSIKKALSRKSNWWSQSTATVVAVGVTLFSVNPTVTSGAWGQTEDQTQTTLQEPGGLSRFLLPFGGTSDLVRGDVRIDGRRVFSVAAPAAAQLADSTNVLPLEQRIADIERTLQSVVEQNSDDIDVTAAIDAQSRLPVLSVSVNGQPSQYLMTVTTLDAQIYGLDPNTLADRFTQRLQEGLSAAHQERQPEFLVRQALLAGTILAIALIASSLMLKWQRHLKSEQEEICQNLPQNSDLTGEPPVDGMSDSLTSISTVEHQMTQLQKRNIKEIQRRLLQVGQLANWGSSTYLILGLFPHTRWLRPLAIAGLQIPLTILAIGVGTYLVVRVSAVLIDRFFVALERGNFGDPEASQRMALRFSTFSQVFKGITAVTLGGVGILSILSVVGVNIGPLLAGAGILGLGISFAAQSLIKDTINGFFILLEDQYAVGDVIAVGTVSGLVENMNLRITQLRNAEGRLITVPNSEIAIVENLSKDWSRVDVAIDVSYGSDVDRALSIIDEVAQKMSKEPVWREKIIDPPQVLGIDQISHMGVLIRVWIKTKPLEQWSVAREYRRRLKIALDQQGIAIGVPQQSLWLPNSSEKLAQTLLDAKDKAQDLQASDGSSPRNGAS; from the coding sequence ATGAAAACACCGAAGTCGATTAAGAAAGCCCTTAGCCGAAAATCTAATTGGTGGAGTCAATCAACCGCAACCGTTGTAGCTGTTGGAGTCACCTTATTTTCAGTTAATCCAACCGTGACATCGGGAGCTTGGGGACAAACGGAAGACCAAACCCAGACTACTTTGCAAGAGCCTGGGGGATTGAGTCGCTTTTTACTGCCTTTTGGCGGGACTTCAGACCTCGTGAGAGGCGATGTCAGAATTGATGGTCGTCGCGTGTTTTCCGTGGCGGCTCCCGCTGCGGCGCAATTGGCGGATAGTACCAATGTTTTACCGCTAGAGCAGCGCATTGCTGATATTGAAAGAACGCTTCAGTCGGTTGTTGAACAGAATTCTGACGATATTGATGTCACCGCCGCCATTGATGCCCAGTCTCGGCTGCCCGTGCTTTCTGTTTCAGTCAATGGGCAACCCAGTCAGTATTTAATGACGGTGACGACGCTGGATGCTCAAATTTATGGTCTAGACCCCAATACATTAGCCGATCGCTTCACTCAACGCCTTCAAGAGGGGTTGTCCGCTGCCCACCAAGAGCGCCAACCGGAATTTTTGGTGCGTCAAGCGTTGCTAGCAGGGACAATTTTAGCGATCGCCCTGATTGCTAGCTCTTTGATGCTGAAGTGGCAAAGGCACCTGAAAAGCGAGCAAGAAGAGATTTGTCAAAATCTACCCCAAAATTCCGATCTGACTGGCGAACCACCCGTGGATGGGATGTCGGACTCGCTGACAAGCATCTCGACGGTAGAGCATCAGATGACGCAACTCCAAAAGCGCAATATCAAGGAAATTCAGCGCCGCCTCTTGCAAGTCGGTCAACTGGCAAATTGGGGGAGCAGTACCTATCTAATTTTGGGATTATTTCCCCATACCCGCTGGTTGCGACCATTGGCGATCGCTGGCTTGCAAATTCCCCTCACCATTCTGGCTATTGGGGTGGGGACTTACTTAGTCGTGCGCGTTAGCGCCGTGCTGATCGATCGGTTTTTTGTGGCCCTCGAACGGGGAAATTTTGGCGATCCGGAAGCCTCGCAGCGCATGGCTTTGCGTTTTTCCACCTTTTCGCAAGTCTTTAAAGGGATTACCGCCGTAACCCTTGGAGGGGTGGGGATCTTATCGATTCTATCTGTCGTGGGCGTTAATATTGGCCCGCTCCTCGCCGGGGCCGGGATTTTGGGTTTGGGCATTTCCTTTGCCGCCCAAAGTTTGATTAAAGATACGATTAACGGGTTCTTTATTCTGCTCGAAGACCAATACGCCGTGGGCGATGTGATTGCGGTGGGAACGGTTTCTGGGTTGGTGGAGAATATGAACCTCCGCATTACTCAACTCCGCAATGCTGAAGGGCGGTTGATTACGGTTCCCAATAGCGAAATTGCGATCGTCGAAAACCTTTCTAAAGATTGGTCGCGGGTGGATGTGGCGATTGATGTTAGTTATGGTTCGGATGTCGATCGCGCTCTGAGCATTATTGATGAAGTGGCTCAAAAGATGAGCAAGGAACCCGTCTGGCGGGAAAAAATTATCGATCCCCCGCAGGTGCTAGGAATCGATCAAATTAGTCATATGGGGGTGCTGATTCGCGTTTGGATTAAAACTAAGCCGCTAGAGCAGTGGAGTGTGGCTCGCGAGTACCGCCGCCGCTTAAAAATTGCTCTCGATCAACAAGGAATTGCGATTGGCGTGCCCCAGCAGTCCTTGTGGTTGCCCAACTCTAGTGAAAAGCTGGCTCAAACGCTACTGGATGCTAAGGATAAGGCTCAAGATTTACAGGCTTCAGACGGTTCTTCACCGAGGAATGGCGCGAGCTAA
- a CDS encoding rhomboid family intramembrane serine protease, producing the protein MFPIKDENPTKIVPYVTYALIATNIIVFLYQLSLSPADLDAFYHQFAIVPRELSASFAGEPTRSPIPEWMTLITSQFLHGGFLHLGGNMLFLWIFGNNIEERLGRVKYVIFYLACGILAGLSQWFFSQNSGIPSLGASGAIAGVMGAYILRFPQARVLTLIFLGFFVTTVRIPAFFFLGIWFLQQAFYGLASLNAPANIGMESGGIAYWAHAGGFAFGAILAPLLGLFSDRDSV; encoded by the coding sequence GTGTTTCCCATCAAAGACGAAAATCCGACCAAAATCGTACCTTACGTCACCTACGCTCTGATCGCCACAAACATTATTGTTTTTCTGTATCAACTGAGCCTTTCGCCTGCCGACTTGGATGCGTTCTATCATCAATTTGCGATTGTTCCGCGAGAACTGTCCGCCAGTTTTGCCGGAGAACCCACCCGCAGCCCAATTCCCGAATGGATGACGCTGATTACCTCCCAATTTCTACATGGGGGGTTTTTGCATTTAGGCGGAAATATGCTGTTTCTCTGGATTTTTGGCAACAATATTGAAGAGCGTTTGGGGCGGGTTAAATACGTCATCTTCTACCTCGCCTGCGGGATACTTGCCGGGTTATCCCAGTGGTTTTTCTCGCAAAACTCCGGCATTCCCTCCTTGGGAGCCAGTGGCGCGATCGCAGGCGTCATGGGAGCCTATATTCTCCGCTTTCCCCAAGCCAGAGTCCTCACCCTCATCTTTCTGGGCTTCTTCGTCACCACTGTCCGGATTCCGGCTTTCTTCTTCCTGGGGATTTGGTTCTTACAGCAAGCCTTCTACGGTTTAGCCAGCCTCAACGCCCCAGCGAATATTGGGATGGAAAGTGGCGGAATTGCCTATTGGGCGCACGCGGGCGGCTTCGCCTTCGGTGCCATCTTAGCGCCGCTGTTGGGGTTATTCTCCGATCGCGATTCCGTTTGA
- the petJ gene encoding cytochrome c6 PetJ has translation MSVLLLATLVLTVGFAHPGLAADLANGEKIFNANCAACHVGGTNLVMRTKTLKLEALKKYNMDSLDAIMNQIEYGKNSMPAFGARFSDRQIADVASYVLEQAKSGW, from the coding sequence TTGTCCGTTCTTTTGTTAGCAACGCTTGTATTAACAGTCGGCTTTGCCCATCCTGGATTGGCGGCAGATCTCGCGAATGGTGAGAAAATTTTTAACGCTAACTGTGCCGCTTGTCACGTTGGCGGTACAAACTTAGTGATGCGAACTAAGACGCTGAAGCTAGAAGCCTTAAAAAAATACAACATGGACTCCCTAGACGCGATTATGAACCAAATCGAATATGGGAAAAACTCCATGCCAGCATTTGGCGCTCGTTTTAGCGATCGACAAATCGCCGATGTCGCCTCCTACGTCCTAGAACAGGCAAAAAGCGGATGGTAA
- the petE gene encoding plastocyanin → MSFLAKVARRFGLFAIAFSLVLGAFSAITQPALADTVEVKMGADNGLLKFVPETVTIKPGDTVKWNMNKLAPHNVVFDATDTPSGDKSVAKALSHENLLFSPGESFETTFPADAAPGTYTYYCQPHRGAGMVGKVVVEG, encoded by the coding sequence ATGTCTTTTTTAGCAAAAGTCGCACGCCGCTTCGGTCTGTTTGCGATCGCCTTTAGCCTCGTCTTGGGTGCGTTCAGCGCCATCACTCAACCCGCTTTGGCAGACACCGTTGAAGTCAAAATGGGTGCAGACAACGGGCTGCTCAAGTTCGTTCCTGAAACCGTCACCATCAAACCGGGCGACACCGTGAAGTGGAACATGAACAAACTCGCCCCTCACAATGTCGTTTTTGACGCAACCGATACCCCCTCTGGCGATAAATCCGTAGCCAAAGCCTTATCTCACGAAAACCTGCTGTTCAGCCCTGGCGAATCCTTTGAAACCACCTTCCCCGCCGACGCAGCACCGGGAACCTACACCTACTACTGCCAACCTCACCGGGGCGCTGGCATGGTCGGTAAAGTGGTTGTAGAAGGCTAG
- the psbV2 gene encoding photosystem II cytochrome PsbV2, translated as MRHQLFSVRHLWVAIAIAAVWLWGWSQSAIAGSIDPYVLQYLKAANPVELQANSQGQTQTFTPEDLTEGKALFKQNCLNCHVGGATLPSPTVSLSLDALAGATPPRDSIEGLVNYMRVPMTYDGREENYFCRDVPESWMSQTQVENLAAFILRAAQKAPGWGAKTF; from the coding sequence ATGCGACATCAATTGTTTTCAGTTCGCCACCTGTGGGTAGCGATCGCGATCGCCGCTGTTTGGCTGTGGGGTTGGTCCCAAAGCGCGATCGCCGGCTCCATCGACCCCTACGTCCTGCAATATCTGAAAGCGGCCAATCCTGTGGAACTCCAAGCCAATTCCCAGGGACAAACGCAAACCTTTACCCCCGAAGACCTTACCGAAGGCAAAGCCCTATTTAAACAAAATTGCCTCAACTGTCATGTCGGCGGAGCCACCCTCCCCTCGCCCACCGTTTCCCTCTCCCTCGATGCCCTTGCCGGAGCCACACCGCCCCGCGATAGTATTGAAGGGTTGGTCAACTACATGCGAGTGCCCATGACCTATGATGGCCGCGAAGAAAACTACTTCTGTCGAGATGTGCCGGAAAGCTGGATGTCGCAAACCCAGGTGGAAAACCTAGCGGCCTTTATCCTGAGAGCCGCTCAAAAAGCACCCGGATGGGGCGCAAAAACGTTTTAA
- the psbV gene encoding photosystem II cytochrome c-550: protein MLKRYIWLAVATVFFTFQLFVGNATAAELDEATRTVPLNNSGKTMVLNLKQVREGKRLFNYACAQCHAGGITKTDPNVGLDPETLSLATPPRDNVESLVAYMKSPTTFDGETSIAELHPSRESADIFPVMRNLTDDDLVSVAGHILMQPKILGDFWGGGKSYR from the coding sequence ATGCTAAAAAGATACATTTGGCTTGCTGTGGCCACTGTATTTTTCACCTTTCAGTTATTTGTAGGAAATGCTACTGCGGCTGAACTGGATGAAGCAACGCGCACTGTCCCCCTGAATAACTCAGGGAAAACGATGGTTTTAAACCTCAAACAGGTGCGAGAAGGAAAACGTTTGTTTAACTATGCCTGCGCCCAGTGCCACGCTGGGGGAATTACTAAAACCGATCCCAACGTGGGTCTCGATCCAGAAACCCTTTCTTTGGCAACCCCTCCCCGCGATAATGTTGAATCGTTGGTGGCCTACATGAAGAGTCCCACCACGTTCGATGGCGAAACCAGCATTGCTGAGTTACACCCCAGTCGGGAAAGTGCCGATATCTTCCCGGTGATGAGAAACCTCACCGATGACGATCTCGTGTCTGTTGCGGGTCATATTCTCATGCAACCCAAAATCCTGGGCGATTTCTGGGGGGGTGGGAAGTCCTACCGTTAA